AATAAACAGCATGTTGACACATGAATGACCAAAAAATTGATGGAAGAGATGCCTCATAAAGTAGCGTTCTTTCACTTTCAATAATATGGCGATGGCGTCTCTATGCAAGAGCTACCCTTTGAGGGGTATAAGGTGGTGTAGAAAGATGCTCGATACCGTGAAGGGCGAGATAAGAGTAAGACTTTTATACTCCCCTCCACCATCAGTATAAAGTGATAAAATTTTGGTATCAAAGTGCTTTTCCATTAGAGGGTGGAATATTTGAAAAAGCTCTTTGACctcacttttattttttaaagtataCAACCATGTATACCGCGCGTACTGATCAACAAACAAGCAATAATACAATTTTTTGTCAATGGATAGAACTGGAGAAGGTCCCCACAAATCACTAAAAATTATTTGAAGAGGTTTGGAACTTGTCAAACTCATCTGACTAAATGGTTGCCGATGGGCTTTATTAGATGAACAAGAATTACAAAAAAGAGACTTGTCTCGCTCAGAGAATGGAAGCGAAAATTTATTCAACATATACTTAAGAATTCTGAAATGCGGATGACCTAGTCTTCGATGCCATGTGGTCATAGAAGCCGTGGTAGAGGTGATGTGAGCTTGCGGAGGTGGTGGATGATATGACTTGGGCCACTCATACAATCCATGTTTATTCTGGCCTCGCACCAGTGGTACTCACGTTTTCAGATCCTTCACAAGAAAAtcaaaaggaaaaaattcagatCTCGCGAAACTCGGGGCCAAGTCCACTAAGGATTTTGGCAATGAGTTTGGAGTTGGTAACAGGGGCACCAACAGTGGCTAGTTCATCCGAAAAGGACCGAATACGTTGAAGGTATTCAGTAATAGGGAGGGAGTCTTTGGTGATTCGGGCAAGTTGATCACGAAGGCTAAAGATCCGAGTTTCGAACTTGTTTGCATAAGCAGTATGCAAAGAGTCCCAAGCCTATTTTGATGTGTTGACAGCAGCAACTGTGGAGGCATGGTAGGATCAACAGATGCCATAAGGGCGTTTTGAATGAGTTGATCCTGACGGAACCAAAGTGTATAAGCAGGTTTGGGGGTCGTGTTGGTGCCAAAAGTAGTGCTCGGGTTGGGAGTCGGAGTAGATCCATCAAGGTGACCATAGAGGTCATGTCCATGCATAAGCACGGAGAACTGAGTTTTTCAAGTGGAAAAATTGTGACTGCCACTAAGTTTGATTGGTAGTTGGGAAGCGGGGTTGAATTGAACTATGGTGTTGATACCAGTAGTGTTATCCGCTCTGGGCCTAGGCCCTCACGGGTTTAAAACGCGTCACTAGGGTgtaaggcttgttaacttatatacccagcatctctcttgtgttttgccgatgtGGGACTCTGTCTAAAGCGTGGGGTATTACATACACCCCTTATATGGACTCAGCGTCCTCGCCAAGGTTTGCCCCATCGCATGTGATTCGCCTAGACTTAGCACTGAGATTTGCCCCGCCTAACCGGGATTTGCCTATACTCAGTTGAACACTGACCCATCATCGGCATGGCTGACACAAGAGTGACTCTGATACCATATGAACACTTGAATAGATGATGGAAAACTGTATCTCTTATTGAATGTATTAATGAGTTTAACCACCTTTCTAGCGTTTCATGTAAACCAAATAACTAAAGAATCCTATCTAAACCAAATAGATAACTTTGAAGAACTAACTATGATATCATCTAATCTAGAAGATAAATGCAATCTAATCTAAAGAGATAAATGCTAGGAACAAACTGATAACTACTAGTAACAAGGACTGTTGGTCCAATAAGTGTAGTGTAAATATGTGTCATCCATTAATCAGAAATGTTTTAGCTGTGGTTGGTGCAGCAAATTTATTGTTGGAATGCTGCTTGACACTTTGTTGTTCTTTGGAATATCCAGTCCTATTTGTTCATCCTTCTTTTTTTGATGATGTATGCATCCAGTTCTCATATTCGTTCTAAATCATAATGTTCTTCACATTTTGACTATCATGTTTTACTGTGTATGAGTCAGTCTATTCTGCCCCCACATCTTGTTGAGTATCAAAAGCTGAGATGCAGGGTTGCTTTTCATGCCTTACGGTTCAGAGAGGAGGTCCAAAATCTCGCTATGATAATCTTGAATAGGTAACTTACTAGACCCTATTCCCCATAGAAATGAATATTATGTTTCATTATGCTTATTTCGTGTGTTCTTACAGACTAAGAGCTTCAGGACGACCATTTATTGCCTATGATCCCGGGATGACTAGAGATGCTTTGGCATATTATGGCTGTGAAGAACTTTTTCAGGTATATTTCAAAATTTTGGAGCATCAAATGGCAAATCAAGGTTTGGCTTTGTTTGTCGAGCATCTAACGCATGTTATGCCCATATATTTTTCCTCTAGGATGTACATACTGAACTCATCATGCACAGGCGTGCATGGATGATTAAACGTAGACTTCTGAAGGGGAATCTTTCTTCGGATTCAGCAGAAAACTATCGTAATGGCTTGTGTCCACTCATGCCTGAAGAGGTACGTTGCATACTTGAGTTTAATATAAAGTCTTTACACTAAATCTTGCATTGGCAAAAATGAGGACTTGTGACGTCCTCCCTGGCAATAACTTCACCCAATTTATCTAATGTTTTTCATGTTAATCACCCCCTTTTCATACGTTGAAGCTTGTCTATACTTTGTAGTCATGTGCTGCTAACATATTTATTATCATTTGTTCTTTATACCTCTGTTTGAACTCATTAAGTTAAGACATAGGAAAGTATATATTGAGAAACTTAATTCGAAATAATATTTAGGTATATGTTGAGAAACTTTAATTGAAATAATATTTAATCAAGTAAATTTTCCAACAGATTGGTATTCTCCTTCGAGCATATGGTTACTCATCGGACACTATCATTTATATATCTGGTGGTGAGGTCTTTGGTGGGTTGAAAAAGTTAATTCCACTGCATGCTATGTTCGAGAATGTTGTTGATAGGACGTCCTTAAGCTCAACAATGGAGTGGGATAAAGTATATGGCCGGGAGACAAACCTTGTTGACGAATATTCAATGACTCCACCTTCGGCTAACCTAGACATGAGATCGAAGTCATGGAAGACTTCTGGTCCACGTCCTCGTCCACTACCACCGCCCCCTGCACGACCGAAGATGTACAATGTTGAAGGTTGGTGGGGTTGGGTAGCTGAGAGCGATAACGAGCCAGAAAGTACTATTGTGGAGTTGAGAACTAATGCTCATCGATTACTGTGGGAAGCAATTGACTATATGGTTTCCATAGAAGCAGATGCATTCATCACCGGATTTGACCGTGATGGTAAAGGAAACCCAAATCTTGCTAGTTTGGTCGCGGGACATAGATTTTATCAATCTCCTGCATCTAGAACTTATGGTCTGGACAGGTAATGTATTCCAAAGCAAACTTTGTTGTTGGTTGCCTATTCTCTCGCTCTGATCCTGTCATGTAACTTCCACTTCTTTTTTCCCCCTGTCCTCCTGTTCTTTCCTTAATCAGGACCATGTGGTAAATGGGCTTAAAGTTGGTTCTCTGTCATGACTGAATACAACATCTTAACTACTTCAAAAATACAAATTGGGTATTACATGTCAAAACTAAGTCATTTTTGTGGCTGACTTACTCTGTAGCTCACCACACAACCATTTGACTAAACTCAGTGAGTTAAAGTGCAAAATGATGTATAACTGAATGTGGATTAATCATTAACCTCTATTGTCCATGTTTCTTTTAACTTTATAATCTATGACCATTCTTTTTCTTGTACTCAAGATACTAGGTGTATGCTAGTTAATTATACTGTAAACTTACATGGCCTTATTGGGTATTACATGTGAAACTAAGTTACTCTGTAGTTTGACTTGCTCTGTAGCTCAACCTGCAACCGTTGATTGAATTCAGTGGGATAAATTGCAAAATGATGTAATTGTATTTGGATCAATCATTGACCTCTGTCGTCCATGTATCTTCAAATCTTTTATCTGTGGTCAATTTCTTCCTTGTACTCAAGTTACTAGGAGTATGCTAGTTCAAGTGAACGGTAGCTCTACATGGCTTTATTGACTTTAATTTCTCGTTCTGTCATACATTGAAACTAAGGACATATGCCAAACGGAATATAGTGGTGATAAGACGGGGAAAATAAAACATTCTAAGGTCTGTGCTAGTTGATCGTGTACTTGCTTGTTGACCAATTTGTGCATTCTTGCTGCAAATTTACCTGCATGTCAACCTACTTAGATCTCCATATTTGCCTTCACAATTTGGAgaattttgggttattaacagAAGTAAGACTACTTAGATATTAGAACATGAACACACATTTCTTGACAGGTTTGTTATTTCTTGTTATCTGAGTTGATGCAGGAAGGAAATTGCTAAACTTTTTGAAGAGATTCGTGAAAGTCTGTATCAACCCAACCGTACCTGGATAACATCACTGCACAAGCAATTAAGAAGAAGTTTAATGGATGGATTGTTGGAAGAATCCAAGAAATCCAAACCACTGtcttttctttcatttccagTTCCTGAATGTTCTTGCATGGTGGATGATTCTACCAAGAGTCCAGTCAACGCTTCAAGTGGTCCTTTGCCACATTCTGAAATTCCTGTTTTTCTTGGACAAGTAGATCCATGCCCTGCTTGGATGAATGGCGCCACTTCTTCTCAGTCGAGGGAAGAAACTGAAGAGGACAACGagaaagatgattccacctcttTAGGGCTGTTCTTTGGGCTGAGTAATGGTAATCAAGAAGGTGAAATTGGAGACGCGAGCAACAAAGAAGAAGCTCTAGTGGAGGATCAAGAAGAGCTTGAAGGGGGTGAAAGATGAGAGTAGAGAATTAAGTTATCAGAAAAGGAAACTGCATCGGATTCTTTTTAACAATACATGCAGAATAGGGAAGCTCGTACGACTTGAGGTAAGCTTAGCTAGACAAAAAGATGCTGCAACTGACATAACTGATTGTTGGAAATCCAATTTTGGTGGAGGGATAGTTGTAGTTTAGGATGGCACTTGATGTCTGATCAGGTGGCTAAAAAATGGCTGCATATGGTGTAAAGTATTTCACAATTGCTTAGAGCTAGTTAAGGGAGAGTTTAAGCTCTATGTGAAGAATATTTACGCTATCACGTCATTCAATGTTACAGTAGGAGAAAAAAAAGTGAACTGATATATGCCCTGAAACACAGCCACAATTGAGATGAAGTCTTGTATGACTCAGAAGTTGCAACTGATCTGATGCTTATTATTTACTCCAGAATAGTTAGCACTAACTGGATGCGCACTTGTGCTGCCTTGATTACAAGTAATTCTTGACCTAATCTAGAATAGAATGGGAATAAAGATTGTAATAAGCTTTTATTCGTGATGCTCTTTTTGTATGACTTTTTAAAAGGTCATATATCTTGGGACTTATTAGCATATAACCATGTTATTCAATCTAATTTAGCAACTTTACCAGTGAAGGCACCATTTATAATTTTTTGTTGTATTTTGTTCAAACTTAGCTGGAAATTAATACTAGTAGATAATGCATTCCATTATTCTACCCATGATAAGAGAGAAGCATAATAATATAAACAATGAGCAATGTAGAAATATTAACAATGATATAGTGCTAACTGCAGAGTTCTAGAACCTTCATTACTGATTAAGagagtgaaaagaaaaaaaggggagaaGATTAGCTTTTGTAGAGAATCAACTGAATTTTTATTCATTAGAAGTTGTAATCTGTACAACAATCGTGTGTATATATACATGAGCATCTAGACCTCACTAATCCTCACTTAACTTGGCTGGTGACAGCTGTCACCTACTAACAGACTTTACCTAGCTTACAGCTTCTAACTAACTCTAACTACTTCTAACTGTCTTCTATGCTTCAACACCCTCCCTTAAGCTGATGGTTGAAACACATCCTTCAACCCCAACTTGGACAATAGATAGTCATGTTGTGGCTTTCCTAGGCTTTAAGTGAGAAGATCAGCCTGCTGTTCTTTTGTGGGGATGTGATGTGTTTTCACTGCTCCGAACAATCTTTTCTCTAACAAAATGACAGTCTATATCAATATGTTTTGTGTGTTCATGAAATATGGGATTGGATGCAATTTGAATCGCAGTATTACTATCACAATATAGATCAATTGGCAAATGAACTTCAACACCTAGCTCCTTGTATAGACCTGTCAGCCATGTTAACTCAGCTACTACTGAGGCCATGCTTCTTAACTCTGCTTCTGCAGAGCTTCTTGCCACAGTATCCTGCTTTTTTGACTTCCATGAGACTAGAGTACTCCCAAACTTCACCAAGTAACCTGTAACATATTTCCTTGACTGTAAGCAGCCTCCCCAATCTAAGTCACAAAAGGCTTCAAACTTCCCAGATCCCTCAGAGGGCATCAACAGCCCCATGCCAGGTGCATTCTTGATATATCTTACCACTCTTAGTGCAGCTTCCCAATGAGATTGCTTGGGTTTATGCATGAACTGACTTAGTACTTGAACAACAAAAACAATATCTATCCTTGTCATGGTTAGATATAGAAGCCTTCCAATTAACCTTTGATACTGACTAGCATCAATTAACAATGTGTCCTTTTCTGCATCTGAGTTTTGAGTATTTACTGCAGCTTGATTGTTTATGAAGGTATCATAATCAGCAGAAGTAAGCTTTTGATTAGGCTTCAAAGGAGAAGCAGCAGGTTTAGTTCCTCCATGCCCCATTTCAGCAATTAACTCCAAGGCATACTTCCTTTGATTCATGACAATTCCCTCCCTTGATCGAGCAAACTCAATGCCCAAGAAAAATTTGAGCtccccaagatctttcatcttgAATTTGAGCTGTAGATCACATCTAGTTTGCAGGATCAGGTTAGGACAATTACCTGAAACCAAGAGATCATCCACATACACTAGCACAAGAACCAGCTTAATCTCCACCTTTTTTGTGAAGAGAGAGTAATCAAAATGACTCGGGGTGAAATCAAGCTGCAGTAGAGCATCAGTCAGCTTCTTGTTCCACTACCTTGGAGCCTGTTTAAGGCCATACAAGGACTTGTGAAGTCGGCAGACCTTGCTAGACCTCCCTGAGTAGAAAACCCCTGAGGAATTTCCATGTACACTTCCTCAACTAGATCTCCTTGAAGGAATGCATTGTGTACATCCATTTGAAAGATTGGCCAATGATTAGCTGCAGCAACAGCTATTACAGACCTAACTGTGACCATTTTGGCCACAGGAGAGAAAGTCTCTGTGTAGTCCAAGCCTTCTTGCTGACTATATCCTTTAGCAACTAGT
This genomic stretch from Nicotiana sylvestris chromosome 9, ASM39365v2, whole genome shotgun sequence harbors:
- the LOC104234428 gene encoding O-fucosyltransferase 27, yielding MKWVSTKSEGKMLFKSKLKWVALAGLVLSALSLFTHFLLAKQTYGIISEYHSSVTIISWRPKFKKSDLSTNNPSNRRLWAPVRRLESLHPHANPSGDYAAPEIQSTGFIFVKIRGGFHEIRNAISDVVAVSRLLNATLVIPEIQSTTSSKGISTQFKSFPYLYNEDQFIAALAKDVKIVKTLPKNLKGARRKKEIPSFKVPHGASPYYYLHHVLPMLTKHSVVELLVSSGGCLQSILPPHLVEYQKLRCRVAFHALRFREEVQNLAMIILNRLRASGRPFIAYDPGMTRDALAYYGCEELFQDVHTELIMHRRAWMIKRRLLKGNLSSDSAENYRNGLCPLMPEEIGILLRAYGYSSDTIIYISGGEVFGGLKKLIPLHAMFENVVDRTSLSSTMEWDKVYGRETNLVDEYSMTPPSANLDMRSKSWKTSGPRPRPLPPPPARPKMYNVEGWWGWVAESDNEPESTIVELRTNAHRLLWEAIDYMVSIEADAFITGFDRDGKGNPNLASLVAGHRFYQSPASRTYGLDRKEIAKLFEEIRESLYQPNRTWITSLHKQLRRSLMDGLLEESKKSKPLSFLSFPVPECSCMVDDSTKSPVNASSGPLPHSEIPVFLGQVDPCPAWMNGATSSQSREETEEDNEKDDSTSLGLFFGLSNGNQEGEIGDASNKEEALVEDQEELEGGER